One Brassica napus cultivar Da-Ae chromosome C4, Da-Ae, whole genome shotgun sequence genomic region harbors:
- the LOC125575450 gene encoding uncharacterized protein LOC125575450: MGVCKEATVEDAISRPCRRRRYRTRMLNAVEESLNRVRDNISGDKEDVSLWRRGSGFKSSFSTSETWKIMRGDRVKYDWTRGVWFTQATPKFAFMVWLANLNRLSTMERVIHWNLGADDECVLWIMESSYTSSWSEIMQLAAEGCNMDRKRLLCFRYAFHIAVYGIWRERNRVRHGEKLMPITVLKKVTDKGVRNKLSVMRAKRVKGMEDALQLWFGTRV, from the exons ATGGGTGTTTGTAAAGAAGCTACGGTCGAAGATGCTATCTCTAGGCCCTGTAGACGTCGAAGATATAGAACAAGGATGTTAAATGCCGTAGAAGAGAGTCTGAACAGAGTAAGAGACAATATAAGTGGAGATAAGGAGGATGTGAGTCTATGGAGAAGAGGCTCGGGTTTTAAAAGTTCTTTCTCCACTTCTGAGACTTGGAAAATAATGAGAGGTGATAGAGTGAAGTATGACTGGACCCGAGGAGTTTGGTTTACTCAGGCTACTCCTAAATTTGCATTTATGGTGTGGTTGGCGAATCTTAATAGGTTGTCTACAATGGAAAGAGTAATCCATTGGAATCTAGGAGCTGATGATGAGTGCGTGCTCT GGATTATGGAGAGTTCTTATACAAGTTCTTGGTCAGAGATCATGCAGTTGGCTGCGGAGGGTTGTAACATGGATCGAAAGAGGCTTTTATGTTTCCGTTATGCGTTTCACATTGCAGTATATGGAATATGGAGAGAACGAAATAGAGTTAGGCATGGGGAGAAGCTAATGCCTATAACTGTGTTGAAGAAGGTGACTGATAAGGGGGTGAGAAACAAACTTAGTGTGATGAGAGCTAAAAGAGTAAAGGGTATGGAAGATGCTTTGCAACTCTGGTTTGGCACTAGAGTGTGA